Proteins found in one Microbacterium sp. LWS13-1.2 genomic segment:
- a CDS encoding SDR family NAD(P)-dependent oxidoreductase encodes MSAVLVTGATKGLGRETARQLAAAGHTVYAGARDGERGRAAANEIGARFIQIDVTDDASVAAAAAEIDASETEGGIDVVVNCAGVEGRLADNGILAAEDTTAGDMLAVFDTNVFGVIRVVHSFLPLLQKSAAPVIVNVSSGLGSLTELSDPSSPTQFYRGIAYPSSKSALNAITIQLAKALPDFRINAVDPGFTRTDLNGNTGTQTVEEGSAVIVRMAQVAADGPTGSFLSNDGPASW; translated from the coding sequence ATGAGCGCCGTATTGGTGACGGGTGCAACTAAGGGCCTCGGGCGAGAAACCGCGCGCCAGCTCGCCGCCGCAGGGCACACTGTCTACGCAGGAGCACGCGACGGTGAACGCGGACGCGCAGCCGCGAACGAGATCGGCGCTCGATTCATACAGATCGATGTGACCGACGACGCTTCCGTCGCCGCAGCGGCGGCGGAGATAGACGCGAGCGAGACCGAGGGCGGCATCGATGTGGTTGTCAACTGCGCAGGTGTTGAGGGACGCCTTGCCGACAATGGGATCCTCGCCGCCGAGGACACTACCGCGGGCGACATGCTGGCAGTATTCGACACCAACGTCTTCGGCGTGATTCGCGTTGTTCATTCGTTCCTGCCCCTGCTGCAGAAGTCGGCGGCTCCCGTCATCGTCAACGTATCGAGCGGGCTCGGATCGCTCACCGAACTCAGTGACCCTTCGAGCCCGACCCAGTTCTACCGGGGCATCGCATATCCGTCTTCCAAGTCGGCGTTGAATGCGATCACGATCCAGCTCGCCAAAGCATTGCCCGACTTTCGAATCAACGCCGTGGACCCGGGCTTCACACGGACCGACCTGAACGGCAACACGGGCACGCAGACCGTCGAGGAGGGATCGGCGGTGATCGTCCGGATGGCGCAGGTGGCTGCAGATGGCCCGACCGGCAGCTTCCTCTCAAATGACGGACCGGCATCGTGGTGA
- a CDS encoding glycoside hydrolase family 3 N-terminal domain-containing protein, giving the protein MARVNARTPRYFDPSVPVDDRVKDLLCHMSLEEKVGQMMQLDARGDLDDQVVRMHAGSILHASPERVRRAHELTLQTRLRIPLLVAEDCIHGHSFWEGATIFPTQLGMAASWDAGLAERVARATAVEVSATGIHWTFSPVLCIARDLRWGRVDETFGEDPFLIGELASAMVRGYQGGGLDDPTAILATAKHFAGYSETQGGRDASEADISQRKLRSWFLPPFERVAKEGCRTFMLGYQSIDGVPITVNDWLLNDVLRGEWGYTGTLITDWDNVGRMVWEQKVQPDYAHAAAAAVLAGNDMIMTTPGFFQGALDALRHGLMTEEALDRAVTRILLLKFEFGLFEDPRLPDRERIAAAVGSAEHTALNLEAARRSLVLLRNDGTLPLAGGVTADESGRGVSPHRRRIAVVGALADDAQTQLGDWAGGSGQADWIHSQPRQMITTLLDGLRAQTPADWTVTFAPGADILTLRPDPEGEFFTDGQPRPAIVTPAEPDETMIADAVSDARRADYVVAVVGDRIELVGEGRSTATLDLVGAQRALLEALAATGTPLIVVLLASKPLILPPAVTDAAAVVWAANPGMRGGQAIAELLLGLIEPSGRLPISFPRHVGQQPTYYNQIRGQHGDRYADLTQRPAYAFGDGLSYTNVEYDALWIAEDRVEHDGAVRAVVTVRNSGARPARETVQVYASDLVTSVSWADQELKTFRQIDLAPGEEAHVEFELAAAAFTIVDADGHRVVEPGEFELRVGPSSRGSTQLRARFVIEATAG; this is encoded by the coding sequence ATGGCCCGCGTGAACGCTCGCACCCCCCGTTACTTCGACCCGTCGGTGCCCGTCGACGACCGCGTGAAAGACCTCCTGTGCCACATGTCGCTCGAGGAGAAGGTCGGGCAGATGATGCAGCTCGACGCGCGCGGCGACCTCGACGATCAGGTCGTACGCATGCACGCCGGGTCGATCCTGCACGCGTCGCCGGAGCGGGTGCGACGTGCTCACGAGCTCACTCTGCAGACGCGCCTGCGGATCCCGCTCCTCGTCGCCGAGGACTGCATCCACGGTCACTCGTTCTGGGAAGGGGCGACGATCTTCCCGACACAGCTCGGCATGGCGGCGTCGTGGGATGCCGGACTGGCCGAGCGCGTCGCACGCGCGACCGCGGTCGAGGTGTCGGCGACCGGCATCCACTGGACCTTCTCGCCGGTGCTCTGCATCGCGCGGGATCTCCGCTGGGGCCGGGTCGACGAGACATTCGGCGAGGATCCGTTCCTCATCGGCGAGCTCGCATCGGCGATGGTGCGCGGCTATCAGGGCGGTGGCCTCGACGACCCGACCGCGATCCTCGCGACGGCCAAGCACTTCGCCGGCTACTCCGAGACCCAGGGCGGCCGCGATGCGAGCGAGGCCGACATCTCGCAACGCAAGCTCCGCTCGTGGTTCCTGCCGCCGTTCGAGCGGGTGGCGAAAGAGGGATGCCGCACCTTCATGCTCGGATACCAGAGCATCGACGGCGTGCCCATCACGGTCAACGACTGGCTGCTCAACGACGTGCTGCGCGGCGAGTGGGGATACACCGGAACCCTCATCACCGACTGGGACAACGTCGGGCGCATGGTGTGGGAGCAGAAGGTGCAGCCCGATTACGCGCACGCCGCCGCCGCCGCCGTGCTCGCCGGCAACGACATGATCATGACCACGCCCGGCTTCTTCCAGGGCGCACTCGATGCGCTGCGGCACGGCCTCATGACCGAGGAGGCCCTCGACCGCGCGGTGACCCGCATCCTGCTGCTCAAGTTCGAGTTCGGCCTCTTCGAAGACCCGCGCCTGCCCGACCGCGAGCGCATCGCGGCGGCGGTCGGCTCGGCCGAGCACACCGCGCTCAACCTCGAGGCGGCACGTCGATCCCTCGTGCTGCTGCGCAACGACGGCACGCTGCCGCTCGCCGGCGGCGTGACGGCGGACGAATCCGGGCGCGGAGTGTCGCCGCACCGGCGTCGCATCGCAGTCGTCGGGGCGCTCGCCGACGACGCCCAGACGCAGCTCGGCGACTGGGCCGGCGGATCTGGGCAGGCGGACTGGATCCACTCGCAACCCCGGCAGATGATCACAACCCTGCTCGATGGACTGCGCGCCCAGACGCCGGCGGACTGGACCGTGACGTTCGCGCCCGGAGCCGACATCTTGACTCTCCGGCCCGATCCAGAGGGAGAGTTCTTCACCGATGGGCAGCCGCGTCCGGCGATCGTCACGCCCGCTGAACCGGACGAGACGATGATTGCGGATGCGGTATCCGACGCCCGTCGCGCGGACTACGTGGTCGCCGTCGTCGGCGACCGCATCGAACTCGTCGGAGAGGGACGCTCCACGGCGACCCTCGACCTGGTCGGCGCGCAGCGAGCGTTGCTCGAAGCCCTCGCGGCGACGGGCACTCCGCTCATCGTCGTGCTCCTCGCCTCCAAACCGCTTATCCTGCCTCCCGCGGTGACCGATGCGGCCGCGGTCGTGTGGGCCGCCAACCCCGGTATGCGCGGTGGTCAGGCGATCGCGGAGCTGCTGCTGGGGCTCATCGAGCCGTCCGGGCGCCTCCCGATCTCGTTCCCCCGGCACGTCGGCCAGCAGCCGACGTACTATAACCAGATCCGCGGGCAGCACGGCGACCGCTACGCCGACTTGACCCAGCGCCCCGCCTACGCGTTCGGCGACGGCCTGTCGTACACCAACGTCGAGTACGACGCCCTGTGGATTGCCGAGGACCGCGTTGAGCACGACGGCGCGGTGCGCGCCGTCGTGACCGTACGGAACTCCGGCGCGCGGCCCGCGCGCGAGACCGTGCAGGTGTACGCGAGCGACCTCGTGACCTCGGTGAGCTGGGCCGATCAGGAGCTCAAGACGTTCCGACAGATCGATCTGGCGCCTGGCGAGGAGGCCCATGTGGAGTTCGAGCTGGCGGCCGCGGCGTTCACCATCGTCGATGCCGATGGTCACCGCGTCGTCGAGCCCGGCGAGTTCGAGTTGCGCGTCGGGCCGTCGAGTCGCGGTTCCACCCAGCTACGTGCCCGCTTCGTCATCGAGGCCACCGCAGGCTGA
- a CDS encoding cyclase family protein, which translates to MAQLGDLLASISTGTVKIIDLTNKLTENTPSMTLPDPYPSPAPFELEEIAAYDERGPVWRANDIHISEHTGTHIDVPIHWITGRDGRDVSETPLPRLIGPAVVVDFAAEVAADPDFLVTVDHLQQWQAEHGDFPENAWVLVRTGWAAHSQNAEKFVNADSAGGHTPGFAPECARWLAEETPISGVGVETMGLDAGLAFGMEPAMPMHYYLLGNDKYGITSLQNLDRLPATGAMIVVAPLPIVGGTGSPARVLALVEHD; encoded by the coding sequence ATGGCACAACTGGGCGATCTGCTCGCATCAATCTCGACGGGCACAGTCAAGATCATCGACTTGACAAACAAGCTGACTGAGAACACGCCCAGTATGACTCTTCCCGACCCATACCCCAGCCCGGCTCCATTCGAGCTCGAGGAGATCGCCGCATACGACGAGCGTGGTCCCGTATGGCGGGCGAACGACATTCACATCAGCGAGCACACGGGTACTCATATCGATGTGCCGATTCACTGGATAACGGGACGCGACGGCAGGGATGTCTCCGAGACGCCATTGCCACGCCTGATCGGTCCGGCGGTGGTCGTGGACTTCGCAGCCGAGGTGGCAGCGGATCCGGACTTCTTGGTGACGGTGGATCATCTCCAGCAGTGGCAGGCGGAGCACGGGGACTTTCCGGAGAACGCGTGGGTACTGGTTCGGACCGGGTGGGCTGCGCACTCTCAGAACGCCGAAAAGTTCGTCAACGCAGACAGTGCGGGAGGGCACACGCCGGGGTTTGCTCCGGAGTGCGCTCGCTGGCTGGCCGAGGAGACGCCTATCTCGGGCGTGGGTGTGGAGACGATGGGGCTCGACGCAGGGCTTGCTTTCGGCATGGAGCCCGCGATGCCCATGCACTACTACCTGCTAGGCAATGACAAGTACGGCATCACCTCGCTGCAGAACCTGGATCGGCTGCCGGCAACAGGCGCGATGATCGTTGTGGCCCCACTTCCGATCGTAGGCGGCACAGGGAGCCCGGCGCGCGTGCTGGCGCTGGTCGAACACGACTGA
- a CDS encoding NAD(P)-dependent oxidoreductase has product MSPPARIGFVGLGDQGAPIAQAIIDGGYPLHVWARHSASLGALGNRKFTVHESPGDMAKVSELVALCLPEDTDVLQLVVDGGLLAGMQPESILVNHGTGLPETARHLAGLGAVRNVDVLDAPVSGGNAVARVRQLTTIVGGTDDGVARARAIFDTFSKSVIHVGPAGSGQYGKLFNNALMMMNHQNVIEVVNLALRLDLPVRSLIEVLRSGSASSFALQAIGPSITVDNVEHLASLELIDMDLFSAATASLGQKRMPVVERALAGANGLSELTRLTQS; this is encoded by the coding sequence GTGAGTCCACCCGCCCGCATCGGCTTCGTCGGACTCGGCGACCAGGGAGCCCCGATCGCGCAGGCGATCATCGATGGGGGCTACCCGTTGCATGTGTGGGCGAGGCATTCCGCGTCCCTGGGCGCCCTGGGCAACCGCAAGTTCACCGTGCACGAATCACCTGGCGATATGGCGAAGGTGAGCGAGCTTGTCGCACTGTGCCTTCCCGAGGACACGGACGTGTTGCAGCTTGTGGTCGATGGCGGCCTCCTCGCCGGGATGCAGCCCGAGTCGATTCTGGTCAATCACGGAACGGGGCTACCGGAGACGGCGCGACATCTTGCCGGGCTGGGTGCTGTCCGCAACGTCGATGTGCTGGACGCCCCAGTGAGCGGTGGGAACGCCGTCGCACGCGTTCGCCAGCTCACCACCATCGTGGGCGGAACGGACGATGGTGTCGCGCGCGCTCGTGCCATCTTCGACACCTTCTCGAAGAGCGTCATCCATGTCGGGCCCGCCGGCTCGGGTCAGTACGGCAAGCTCTTCAACAACGCCCTCATGATGATGAACCACCAGAACGTGATCGAGGTCGTGAACCTGGCACTACGTCTCGACCTGCCTGTCAGGAGTCTGATCGAAGTCCTGCGCTCGGGCTCAGCGTCGAGTTTCGCGCTTCAGGCGATCGGTCCCTCGATCACGGTTGACAACGTCGAGCATCTGGCCTCGCTGGAACTCATCGACATGGATCTGTTCTCAGCCGCGACGGCCTCACTCGGCCAGAAGCGTATGCCCGTCGTCGAGCGCGCTCTCGCGGGGGCCAACGGGCTTTCCGAGCTGACGAGGCTAACCCAGTCCTAG
- a CDS encoding nuclear transport factor 2 family protein translates to MEAFTPDAYVEDGAAQYHGREGIAEWNHTDNLGVGMRFDLLSVSGYGDDTYDVALRATSRRFTGTGTMHITLREG, encoded by the coding sequence GTGGAGGCGTTCACGCCGGACGCCTACGTCGAGGATGGTGCTGCGCAATACCATGGCCGAGAGGGCATCGCAGAGTGGAACCACACCGACAACCTAGGTGTCGGCATGCGGTTCGATCTGTTGTCGGTGTCTGGGTATGGCGACGACACATACGACGTTGCGCTCCGAGCCACCAGCCGACGATTCACCGGCACCGGCACGATGCACATCACCCTGCGCGAGGGTTGA
- a CDS encoding glycoside hydrolase family 3 C-terminal domain-containing protein codes for MNRDASIPAQSWATDEVEARVNALLGEMTLDEKIAFVTGGLNWNYAFYARPLERLGIPALQMADGPAGVRVNRGDVHEGKATALPAPIALAATWDPELAWEYGTVIGAEARATDHNVSLGPAVDIARVPLGGRTFESYGEDPRLAAAIGVAFVRAVQAQGVQACAKHFAINNQEDHRTSIDAVIDERTMRELYLPPFEALIREGDVASMMGSFNRINGTFACENPTLLTDILRGAFGFRGWVMSDYGANHSTAPAINAGLDQEQPAEGHWGGQLWHGVQNGEVAETTLDESVRRILRPLIGLGQLESPASLGEFPEDEHHLIAQRIAEASMVLLRNDGILPLSGVRRVALIGTDVDTAGAKGGGSSLVRATREISPLEGLTRAFGDGVEIGLAFGAEPVTPGVLLPGPPTVPEAFFSTPDGKRGLVSEWWTSTDHSGEPLVSRVDGLIEHNLGAHNFPGFNAGSPRYEPLPGELNGQSSARWTGTLTVPVTGTYLFTVTALGRFSFELGETVVASSDTTSMRNSTTAEVDASRSTLAVIDGADATELEAHERAGVQPYNWGGDGGGSAAMYDVSIVLVAGRPYRVRLEYAADDPSQGFLLGARIRLGWMPPAGVVSPDIIAAAELAAASDVAIVVVRTYEAESDDRPSMLLPSGQDALVRAVLAANPRTVVVLMTGAPVDMTDWGAEPAALVQAWFPGQAQGDALARVLTGSVEPGGRLPLTLPRDLSQTPGATVAQYPGVDGKAHYSEGVFVGYRAVRSDGAQPAFPFGHGLAYTSFAYEELVVEAGTREAIATLSVTVRNVGPRAGSEVVQVYVGELPVDVPTPERQLAAFRKLHLEPGATARVTLEIPARAVSYFDVATHDWVIADGIVDVLIGASSQDIRLTSSIPVGASRSVEEWVPDSAAGWEESDPTVVGAMP; via the coding sequence ATGAACCGCGATGCATCCATCCCTGCTCAGTCCTGGGCGACCGACGAAGTCGAAGCACGTGTGAACGCGCTGCTCGGCGAGATGACCCTCGACGAGAAGATCGCCTTCGTCACGGGCGGGCTGAACTGGAACTACGCGTTCTACGCCCGTCCGCTCGAACGACTCGGCATCCCTGCACTGCAGATGGCCGACGGTCCCGCCGGAGTCCGCGTCAACAGAGGGGACGTGCACGAAGGCAAGGCGACGGCCCTGCCCGCCCCGATCGCCCTCGCCGCCACGTGGGACCCGGAGCTCGCGTGGGAGTACGGCACCGTGATCGGGGCGGAGGCCCGCGCCACCGACCACAACGTCTCGCTCGGCCCGGCGGTCGATATCGCACGGGTTCCGCTCGGCGGCCGCACGTTCGAGTCGTACGGCGAAGACCCGCGGCTGGCCGCCGCGATCGGCGTCGCATTCGTCCGCGCCGTACAGGCGCAGGGCGTCCAGGCATGTGCCAAGCACTTCGCCATCAACAATCAGGAGGACCACCGCACCTCGATCGATGCCGTCATCGACGAGCGCACCATGCGTGAGTTGTACCTTCCGCCGTTCGAAGCACTCATCCGCGAGGGCGACGTGGCATCGATGATGGGCTCGTTCAACCGCATCAACGGCACGTTCGCATGCGAGAACCCGACTCTTCTCACCGACATCCTGCGCGGTGCGTTCGGATTCCGCGGGTGGGTGATGAGCGACTACGGTGCCAACCACTCGACGGCACCCGCCATCAACGCCGGCCTGGACCAAGAGCAGCCGGCCGAGGGCCACTGGGGCGGACAGCTGTGGCATGGCGTGCAGAACGGCGAGGTGGCCGAGACGACTCTGGATGAGAGCGTGCGCCGTATCCTGCGTCCGCTGATTGGGCTCGGACAGCTCGAGAGCCCGGCATCCCTCGGGGAGTTCCCCGAGGACGAGCATCACCTGATCGCGCAGCGGATCGCGGAGGCATCCATGGTGCTCCTCCGCAACGATGGCATCCTGCCGCTGTCCGGCGTTCGCAGAGTCGCGCTCATCGGCACCGACGTAGACACCGCAGGCGCCAAGGGGGGCGGCAGCTCGCTGGTGCGCGCGACGAGGGAGATCTCGCCGCTCGAGGGTCTCACCCGCGCTTTCGGCGATGGCGTCGAGATCGGTCTCGCCTTTGGCGCGGAGCCGGTCACCCCCGGCGTGCTGCTGCCGGGACCGCCGACCGTTCCGGAGGCGTTCTTTTCGACGCCCGATGGGAAGCGGGGACTCGTCTCCGAATGGTGGACCAGCACCGACCACAGCGGCGAGCCCCTCGTCTCGCGCGTCGACGGCCTCATCGAGCACAACCTTGGGGCCCACAACTTCCCCGGCTTCAACGCTGGCTCGCCGCGCTATGAGCCGTTGCCCGGTGAGCTGAACGGTCAGTCGTCGGCACGATGGACGGGAACCCTCACTGTCCCGGTCACAGGCACCTACCTGTTCACCGTCACCGCGCTCGGCCGATTCTCGTTTGAGCTCGGCGAAACCGTGGTGGCTTCGAGCGACACGACGTCGATGCGTAATAGCACGACGGCGGAGGTCGACGCCTCGAGGTCGACCCTCGCCGTGATCGACGGGGCCGACGCGACCGAACTCGAGGCTCATGAACGTGCCGGAGTCCAGCCGTACAACTGGGGAGGAGATGGTGGAGGTTCTGCCGCGATGTACGACGTCTCGATCGTGCTCGTCGCCGGCAGGCCCTACCGTGTCCGATTGGAGTACGCCGCGGACGACCCTTCGCAGGGTTTCCTGCTGGGCGCTCGTATCCGGCTGGGCTGGATGCCTCCCGCGGGCGTGGTCTCCCCGGACATCATTGCCGCCGCGGAACTCGCCGCCGCATCCGATGTCGCGATCGTCGTCGTCCGCACGTATGAAGCGGAGTCCGACGATCGGCCGAGCATGCTCCTGCCGAGCGGACAGGATGCCCTCGTGCGCGCGGTGCTCGCGGCAAACCCCCGCACAGTGGTGGTGCTGATGACGGGGGCGCCCGTCGACATGACGGACTGGGGTGCGGAGCCGGCGGCCCTGGTGCAGGCCTGGTTCCCCGGCCAGGCGCAGGGAGACGCGCTCGCGCGCGTCCTCACGGGTTCGGTCGAGCCCGGAGGACGACTGCCGCTGACCCTCCCCCGCGATCTGTCCCAGACGCCCGGCGCAACTGTCGCACAGTACCCGGGCGTCGATGGGAAGGCGCACTACAGCGAAGGTGTGTTCGTCGGGTATCGCGCCGTGCGATCGGACGGGGCGCAGCCGGCATTTCCGTTCGGCCACGGGCTCGCCTACACCTCGTTCGCCTACGAGGAGCTCGTCGTCGAAGCGGGCACCAGGGAGGCCATCGCCACGTTGTCGGTCACGGTGCGCAACGTTGGTCCGCGAGCGGGGTCTGAGGTCGTGCAGGTGTATGTAGGCGAACTTCCTGTCGACGTGCCGACGCCCGAACGCCAGCTCGCCGCGTTCCGGAAGCTTCACCTCGAGCCCGGCGCGACGGCACGCGTCACCCTCGAGATCCCGGCTCGCGCGGTGTCGTACTTCGACGTTGCCACACACGATTGGGTGATCGCCGATGGCATCGTGGACGTGCTCATCGGGGCGTCCTCGCAGGACATCCGGCTAACCTCATCCATCCCGGTCGGAGCATCTCGCTCCGTCGAGGAGTGGGTGCCGGACTCGGCGGCGGGATGGGAGGAGAGCGATCCCACCGTCGTGGGTGCGATGCCATAG
- a CDS encoding helix-turn-helix domain-containing protein, with translation MATRGPYAKGTAKRAEILEAALEAVAQHGTRRTYVSEIAERVGLTQTGLMHHFRSREELYEEVIRARDEHDRATYADAPTGIEGFFAVIEHNQEVPGLVQLYVEFSAEATHSEHPSHHFFLERYASLRTALERDVALARESGDMGGNVDPTAVADLLIAAADGLQVQWLLDRSVDMGGRLRALWSSLCLASWADHA, from the coding sequence ATGGCGACCCGGGGACCCTACGCGAAAGGAACCGCGAAACGGGCAGAGATCCTGGAAGCGGCACTCGAAGCCGTGGCGCAGCACGGCACCCGTCGTACATACGTGAGCGAGATCGCTGAGCGCGTAGGTCTCACACAGACGGGCCTCATGCACCACTTCCGCTCGCGCGAGGAGCTCTACGAGGAGGTGATCCGCGCGCGCGACGAGCACGACCGCGCCACCTACGCCGACGCGCCGACGGGCATCGAGGGCTTCTTCGCCGTCATCGAGCACAACCAGGAGGTCCCCGGCCTCGTCCAGCTGTACGTCGAGTTCTCCGCCGAGGCGACGCACTCCGAGCATCCGTCACACCACTTCTTCCTCGAGCGCTACGCGAGCCTGCGCACCGCGCTGGAACGGGATGTCGCGCTGGCCCGCGAATCGGGCGATATGGGCGGGAATGTGGATCCCACAGCCGTGGCGGACCTCCTGATCGCCGCGGCGGACGGGCTGCAAGTGCAGTGGCTGCTCGATCGTTCCGTCGACATGGGCGGCCGCTTGCGCGCACTGTGGAGCAGCTTGTGCCTTGCCTCATGGGCGGACCACGCTTAA